The proteins below come from a single Acidobacteriota bacterium genomic window:
- a CDS encoding helix-turn-helix transcriptional regulator produces the protein MLGDRWSLLIIRDMMLRGSKTYKEFLHSHERIATNILAERLQRLISYGIISVEPDPEDGRKQIYLLTQKGIDLAPVLTEMVLWASAHEETGNQALVQLMRTDRTKFLMGIRQRWAEATKHNNA, from the coding sequence ATGCTGGGGGACCGCTGGTCGTTGCTAATCATCCGCGACATGATGCTGCGCGGTTCGAAAACCTACAAAGAATTTCTGCATTCCCACGAACGAATCGCCACCAATATTCTTGCGGAACGTTTGCAGCGGCTCATCTCCTACGGGATTATTTCTGTGGAGCCGGATCCGGAGGATGGGCGCAAACAGATTTACTTGCTAACTCAAAAAGGGATTGACCTCGCGCCCGTCCTGACGGAGATGGTGCTCTGGGCTTCGGCGCACGAAGAAACTGGCAACCAGGCGCTGGTTCAACTCATGCGAACGGATCGAACGAAGTTTCTGATGGGCATCCGCCAGCGTTGGGCCGAGGCTACAAAACACAACAACGCTTAG
- a CDS encoding bifunctional acetate--CoA ligase family protein/GNAT family N-acetyltransferase, which translates to MSIPKRDRKPESNPAQTKSKKIRGEGHPLDAIFNPHGVAVIGATDREGSVGRAILWSLLSSPFGGAVYPVSERRSNVLGIKAYPTVQEIPEQVDLAVIATPAETVPAVIAQCVAAGVKGAIVISAGFKEHGDHGKELERQILAQLGDSGMRVIGPNCLGIMNPITGLNATFASHHLARPGNVAFISQSGALCTAILDWAKQELVGFSAFVSVGSMLDVGWGDLIDYLGSDPRTHSIVMYMESVGDARSFLSAAREVSLTKPIIVIKAGRTEAAAHAAASHTGTLAGSDEVLDAAFLRCGVLRVNTIADLFYMAEVLSKQPRPKGPRLAVVTNAGGPGVLAADSIIAAGGELAQLSPETMDQLNQLLPSHWSHNNPVDILGDALPDKYAKVIEIVANDPSNDGVLAITCPQGMSHPTVTAEKLVPFATGLGKPVLATWMGGGEMTDGMAILNRAGIPTFSYPDTAARIFYYMWRYSYLLRGLYETPLLPQGAEGPDRTRAEALIETVRQTGRTLLTEPESKELLACYGIPTAPTLEAHSEDEAAAQAEKLGYPVVLKLLSHTITHKTDVGGVKLNLSGAAAVKRAWREIESSVREKAGADSFQGVTVQPFIRADGYELILGSSVDAQFGPVLLFGTGGQLVEVFKDRALSLPPLNTTLARRVMEQTKIFAALQGVRGRKAIDMGALEDLLVRFSQLVVEQRWIREIDINPLLASPERLIALDARVIVYPQDAKEEQLPRLAIRPYPKQYVRAGTMKNGKEILFRPIRPEDEPLLIKLHHALSDRTVYMRYFQSLKLSQRTAHERLTRICFIDYDREMALVAEQKNAEGDPEIIAIGRLSQFRGRHEAEMAVLVDDRFQHQGLGTELFCRLIEVARAEKLVSVESTILAENRDMQAICRKLGFRLKADIKDGTVQAVLTLSDFVPAESSPANN; encoded by the coding sequence ATGAGCATCCCGAAGCGCGATCGAAAGCCGGAATCCAACCCCGCGCAGACTAAATCCAAGAAAATCAGGGGTGAGGGCCACCCCCTGGATGCAATCTTCAACCCGCACGGCGTCGCGGTGATCGGAGCGACCGACCGCGAAGGCAGTGTCGGACGCGCGATCCTATGGAGCTTGCTCAGCAGCCCCTTCGGCGGCGCCGTCTACCCGGTCAGTGAAAGACGCAGTAACGTGCTCGGCATCAAGGCTTACCCGACCGTGCAGGAGATCCCGGAACAGGTCGATCTCGCCGTCATCGCCACGCCCGCAGAAACCGTGCCTGCAGTCATCGCACAGTGCGTAGCGGCTGGCGTCAAAGGCGCCATCGTAATCTCGGCGGGATTCAAAGAACACGGGGATCACGGCAAAGAACTGGAACGCCAGATTCTGGCCCAGCTCGGCGACAGTGGGATGCGCGTCATCGGTCCGAATTGTCTCGGCATCATGAACCCGATTACCGGCCTCAACGCAACTTTTGCCTCGCATCATCTGGCGCGGCCGGGCAATGTGGCGTTCATCAGCCAGAGCGGCGCGTTGTGTACCGCGATTCTCGATTGGGCAAAGCAGGAACTCGTCGGCTTCAGCGCCTTCGTTTCGGTCGGCTCCATGCTCGATGTGGGATGGGGAGACTTGATCGACTACCTGGGCAGCGATCCGCGGACGCACTCCATCGTCATGTACATGGAGTCCGTCGGAGATGCTCGCTCGTTCCTGTCTGCGGCGCGCGAAGTCTCGCTCACCAAGCCGATCATCGTGATCAAAGCTGGACGCACCGAAGCCGCCGCCCATGCTGCTGCCTCGCACACGGGAACACTCGCCGGCAGCGACGAAGTGCTGGATGCGGCCTTTCTTCGTTGTGGCGTGCTCCGCGTCAACACCATCGCCGACCTGTTCTACATGGCCGAGGTTCTCTCGAAGCAGCCCCGGCCCAAGGGACCACGCCTCGCCGTCGTCACCAATGCCGGAGGCCCCGGAGTGCTTGCCGCCGATTCCATCATCGCCGCCGGCGGCGAACTCGCCCAGCTTTCTCCGGAGACCATGGATCAGCTTAACCAGCTGCTGCCATCTCACTGGAGCCACAATAACCCTGTCGACATCCTCGGCGACGCTCTGCCCGATAAGTACGCCAAGGTGATCGAGATCGTCGCCAACGATCCCAGCAATGACGGCGTGCTGGCGATTACCTGCCCGCAAGGAATGTCGCATCCAACCGTGACGGCTGAGAAATTGGTTCCCTTCGCGACCGGCCTTGGCAAACCCGTGCTCGCTACGTGGATGGGTGGCGGCGAAATGACTGACGGGATGGCGATCCTGAATCGCGCCGGCATCCCCACGTTTTCCTATCCCGACACCGCGGCCCGGATTTTCTACTACATGTGGCGTTACAGCTATCTTCTTCGCGGCCTGTATGAAACTCCCTTGTTGCCCCAAGGCGCCGAGGGGCCAGATCGCACCCGCGCTGAGGCCCTCATCGAAACCGTGCGACAGACTGGCCGCACGCTGCTGACCGAGCCGGAATCGAAAGAGTTGCTGGCCTGTTACGGGATCCCTACCGCGCCTACACTCGAGGCGCATTCCGAGGATGAAGCAGCCGCGCAGGCAGAAAAGTTGGGCTATCCGGTCGTCCTGAAATTGCTTTCCCACACAATCACACACAAGACAGATGTTGGCGGCGTGAAGTTGAACCTGAGCGGCGCCGCAGCCGTAAAGCGCGCGTGGCGGGAAATTGAATCGTCCGTCCGAGAAAAAGCCGGCGCCGATAGTTTTCAGGGAGTCACGGTGCAGCCCTTCATCCGTGCGGACGGCTACGAACTGATTCTCGGCAGCTCGGTGGACGCGCAGTTTGGGCCGGTTCTGCTCTTCGGCACCGGCGGACAACTGGTAGAGGTTTTTAAGGACCGCGCTCTGTCCCTGCCTCCTCTCAATACCACGCTGGCGCGCCGCGTGATGGAGCAGACGAAGATCTTTGCCGCTCTACAGGGTGTGCGCGGACGCAAAGCCATCGACATGGGCGCGCTCGAAGACCTGCTGGTGCGTTTCAGCCAACTCGTCGTCGAACAGCGCTGGATCCGGGAGATCGACATCAATCCACTGCTGGCTTCGCCCGAGCGTCTGATCGCTCTCGACGCCCGCGTCATTGTCTATCCGCAGGATGCGAAGGAGGAACAACTGCCTCGCCTCGCTATTCGGCCCTACCCCAAGCAATACGTCCGCGCCGGGACCATGAAAAATGGCAAGGAGATTCTGTTCCGCCCCATCCGTCCTGAAGACGAACCCTTGCTTATCAAACTGCATCACGCGCTTTCGGATCGCACCGTCTACATGCGCTATTTCCAGTCCCTGAAGCTGAGTCAGCGCACCGCGCACGAACGGCTGACGCGCATCTGCTTCATTGACTACGACCGGGAAATGGCGCTGGTGGCTGAACAGAAGAATGCCGAGGGTGATCCCGAAATTATTGCGATCGGACGCCTCAGCCAGTTCCGCGGCCGCCATGAAGCCGAGATGGCCGTGCTGGTCGACGATCGTTTCCAACATCAAGGATTAGGAACGGAACTGTTCTGCCGACTGATCGAAGTCGCCCGCGCTGAAAAGTTGGTGAGCGTCGAATCTACGATCCTCGCCGAGAATCGAGACATGCAAGCAATCTGCCGCAAGCTCGGCTTCCGCTTGAAAGCCGACATTAAAGACGGTACGGTGCAGGCAGTGCTTACGCTCAGCGACTTCGTGCCGGCGGAATCCTCACCGGCAAATAACTGA